The proteins below come from a single Natrinema sp. SYSU A 869 genomic window:
- a CDS encoding ABC transporter permease subunit, whose product MTASKSETRSDEQAGSSRRNPLDIAKTVAATGGAVGILVVLMFPVYWIFTASLSQGTGLMSSEGIFADPATYNLEAYHWVLFESDFRDALVNSLVVVFVTVSVSMSVVIPGAYALSRRNFVGREKVLYGYVLFTQVGAGLSVATLVALYALFVNLGLSDSLLVLGLFYAAGAIPFNTWLLKTFMDNIPVSYEEAAIVDGAGRWDVIREVILPLSKPGIAVVLVFTFLAGWNEFIVARTLLSPDNYTLSVELYSLATAGRYETPWTEFSAFAILFAMPVAIIYFFAQSYVESGLSFGGMEG is encoded by the coding sequence ATGACAGCATCTAAATCAGAGACGCGATCCGACGAGCAGGCCGGGAGTAGCAGGCGGAATCCGCTGGACATCGCCAAGACGGTCGCCGCGACCGGCGGCGCGGTCGGGATTCTGGTAGTCCTCATGTTCCCTGTCTACTGGATCTTCACGGCCTCGCTCTCGCAGGGGACCGGACTGATGAGCTCCGAAGGTATCTTCGCCGATCCGGCCACCTACAACCTCGAGGCCTACCACTGGGTGCTCTTCGAATCGGACTTCCGCGACGCGCTGGTCAACAGCTTAGTCGTCGTCTTCGTGACAGTCAGCGTCTCGATGTCGGTTGTCATTCCGGGCGCGTACGCGCTCTCGCGGCGAAATTTCGTCGGCCGAGAGAAGGTTCTCTACGGCTACGTCCTGTTCACGCAGGTCGGTGCTGGCCTCTCGGTCGCGACGCTCGTCGCGCTGTACGCCCTGTTCGTCAACCTCGGGTTGAGCGACAGCCTCCTGGTGCTCGGACTGTTCTACGCCGCGGGGGCAATCCCGTTCAACACGTGGTTGCTCAAGACCTTCATGGACAACATCCCCGTCTCCTACGAGGAGGCGGCGATCGTCGACGGGGCGGGTCGGTGGGATGTCATCCGCGAGGTGATTCTCCCGCTGTCGAAACCCGGCATCGCCGTCGTCCTAGTCTTCACCTTCCTAGCGGGGTGGAACGAGTTCATCGTCGCGCGGACGCTACTCAGTCCGGACAATTACACACTCTCAGTCGAACTCTACTCGCTCGCGACGGCCGGACGGTACGAGACGCCATGGACCGAGTTCTCGGCGTTCGCGATCCTGTTCGCGATGCCGGTCGCGATCATCTACTTCTTCGCACAGAGTTACGTCGAGAGCGGCCTCTCCTTCGGCGGCATGGAGGGGTGA
- a CDS encoding mandelate racemase/muconate lactonizing enzyme family protein, with product MGVDYSQLHDPNAEYTMRDLSSETMGVTRERGGGRDVEITDIQTTMVDGNFPWTLVRIYTDAGTVGTGEAYWGAGVPELIERMTPFLIGENPLDIDRLTEHLVQKMSGEGSIGGVTVTAISGIEVALHDLAGKILEVPAYQLLGGKYRDEMRVYCDCHTEEEADADACADEAERVVEELGYDALKFDLDVPSGHEKDRANRHLREPEIEHKAKIVEKVTERVGDRADVAFDCHWTFSGGSAKRLAKRLEEYDIWWLEDPVPPENHDVQQEVTQSTSTPITVGENVYRKHGQRRLLEEQAVDMIAPDMPKVGGMRETRKIADLADMYYVPVAMHNVASPVATVASAHVGAAVPNSLAVEYHSYELGWWEDLVEEDVIEDGYIEIPEKPGLGVTLDMDVVEEHMVEGEELFDAA from the coding sequence ATGGGAGTCGATTACTCACAGTTGCACGATCCGAACGCCGAGTATACGATGCGAGATCTCTCATCGGAGACGATGGGCGTCACGCGAGAGCGCGGCGGCGGTCGAGACGTCGAGATCACCGATATCCAGACGACGATGGTCGACGGCAACTTCCCGTGGACGCTCGTCCGCATCTACACCGACGCGGGAACCGTCGGCACCGGTGAAGCCTACTGGGGCGCTGGCGTCCCGGAACTGATCGAGCGGATGACACCGTTCCTTATCGGCGAGAACCCGCTGGACATCGATCGCCTGACGGAACACCTCGTCCAGAAGATGTCCGGCGAGGGCTCGATCGGCGGCGTCACCGTCACCGCGATCTCGGGCATCGAGGTCGCGCTGCACGATCTGGCCGGCAAGATCCTCGAGGTTCCGGCTTACCAGCTCCTGGGCGGCAAGTACCGCGACGAGATGCGGGTCTACTGTGACTGCCACACCGAGGAAGAAGCCGATGCCGATGCCTGCGCCGACGAGGCAGAACGCGTCGTCGAGGAACTAGGCTACGACGCGCTGAAGTTCGATCTCGACGTGCCGAGCGGTCACGAGAAGGACCGCGCGAACCGTCACCTCCGCGAGCCCGAAATCGAGCACAAGGCCAAGATCGTCGAGAAAGTCACCGAGCGCGTCGGCGACCGCGCCGACGTCGCCTTCGACTGCCACTGGACGTTCTCCGGCGGCAGCGCGAAGCGACTCGCAAAGCGTCTCGAGGAATACGATATCTGGTGGCTCGAGGACCCCGTCCCGCCGGAGAACCACGACGTCCAGCAGGAGGTCACGCAGTCGACGTCGACGCCGATTACCGTCGGCGAAAACGTCTACCGGAAACACGGCCAGCGCCGCCTCCTCGAGGAGCAGGCCGTCGACATGATCGCGCCGGACATGCCCAAGGTCGGTGGTATGCGCGAGACGCGGAAGATCGCCGATCTCGCAGATATGTACTACGTGCCGGTTGCGATGCACAACGTCGCCTCGCCGGTCGCGACGGTCGCCAGCGCCCACGTCGGTGCTGCGGTCCCGAACTCGCTGGCGGTGGAGTACCACTCCTACGAACTCGGCTGGTGGGAGGACCTCGTCGAGGAAGACGTCATCGAGGACGGCTACATCGAGATCCCCGAGAAACCGGGCCTCGGCGTGACGCTCGATATGGACGTCGTCGAGGAGCACATGGTCGAGGGCGAGGAGTTGTTCGACGCGGCATAA
- a CDS encoding J domain-containing protein, with protein sequence MTEDFYDLLEIPPDAPQDEIKDAYRDQVRVYHPDLNDDDRAQAQFTAVQTAYDILGDPVERQAYDRLGHEDYVAKRTSGLPSPDVWKSDDDDKDDSSGTELSYSESETASASTASATAGSTTSGSTTGGRSSATTGSSGSRSTTGTASAGTASGASNATGTGSGTRSRSGGSGAGASRRTGNTATGTADETGQSSRTTTGSGSETNGRFGNPIARWWRRQNFSLPLLWLSVVIYAAGLAHFGLENATPLESLWTELRATGADPTGIWTLLTESRHGLETMVAFTQSTEFVTPPLERPLWDGALAGVVAVTLLSLLAVRVVRRENTWGPLTIDETIVVALAVTATTTLVGGPLLAGAVLMPLLFGVVVRHTRRGRGWTPSYLYVLPVLAPLAGFGAVAAGYTSLPVDLAAFVILPLLGGLGLPLRATVKKHIGW encoded by the coding sequence ATGACAGAAGATTTTTACGACCTTCTCGAGATCCCGCCCGATGCCCCACAGGACGAGATCAAGGATGCCTATCGCGATCAGGTCCGTGTCTACCACCCTGATCTAAACGACGATGACCGCGCACAGGCGCAGTTTACCGCGGTGCAGACGGCCTACGATATCCTCGGCGATCCGGTCGAACGGCAGGCCTACGATCGACTCGGCCACGAAGATTACGTCGCGAAGCGAACCAGCGGACTACCCTCTCCCGACGTCTGGAAGAGTGACGACGATGATAAAGACGACTCGAGCGGCACGGAACTGAGCTATTCGGAATCGGAGACGGCCTCCGCGTCGACCGCGTCAGCAACGGCCGGCTCTACGACGTCCGGGTCGACGACTGGCGGTCGATCGTCAGCGACGACCGGTTCGAGCGGATCGAGGTCGACGACCGGAACGGCGTCGGCCGGGACCGCGAGCGGGGCCTCGAACGCGACCGGGACCGGATCCGGAACCAGGTCGCGGTCCGGGGGGAGCGGCGCGGGAGCGAGTCGTCGAACCGGCAATACGGCCACCGGAACGGCCGATGAAACCGGTCAGTCCAGTCGGACCACGACTGGCTCCGGGTCGGAAACGAATGGCAGATTCGGGAACCCGATCGCGCGCTGGTGGCGGCGACAGAACTTCTCGCTGCCGCTGCTCTGGCTCTCGGTAGTCATCTACGCCGCCGGACTCGCCCACTTCGGCCTCGAGAACGCCACTCCTCTCGAATCGCTCTGGACCGAGCTCCGCGCGACCGGTGCCGATCCGACCGGGATCTGGACCCTGCTCACGGAGAGCCGACACGGACTTGAGACGATGGTCGCGTTCACACAGAGCACCGAATTCGTGACGCCGCCACTCGAGCGGCCGCTGTGGGACGGTGCACTGGCTGGTGTTGTCGCAGTTACGCTCCTTTCGCTACTCGCTGTCCGGGTCGTCCGCCGAGAGAACACCTGGGGCCCGCTGACGATCGACGAGACGATCGTCGTCGCGCTCGCGGTGACGGCCACGACGACGCTCGTCGGCGGGCCGCTGCTGGCGGGCGCGGTGCTCATGCCGCTGCTGTTCGGCGTCGTCGTCCGCCACACCAGACGCGGGCGGGGCTGGACGCCATCGTATCTCTACGTGCTCCCCGTCCTCGCGCCGCTCGCCGGCTTTGGGGCCGTTGCAGCCGGCTATACGTCGCTTCCAGTCGACCTCGCCGCGTTCGTGATCCTCCCGCTGCTGGGTGGGTTGGGACTACCGCTACGGGCGACGGTCAAGAAACATATCGGTTGGTGA
- a CDS encoding DNA polymerase IV: protein MSNGPQLPGVEGEDDEDRIVCHVDADCFYAACERLREPVLRDEPLVVGMGYEEGETNGAVATASYEAREFGVESAQAISTALERLPRRAASENGDIDVPDLECGAQRAPDDSSGSSREHEDTGYYRPVDMDYYESVAADVREILHDCADVVREVSIDEAYLDVTKRTAWEVADGFARHVRDRIRREVGVTVSVGVAPTMSTAKIASDFDKPDGLTVVEPGEIRTFLAPLEVDLLHGVGPVTARELREMGLETAGDVAAADPEPLVERFGERGRELYDRARGEDDRRVEPKGDPKSFSRESAFADPVEASAPKYDLIETLAAAVADRARREGALYRTIGVKAVTPPYDVNTRERSLPGPIDDPDLVDRIARDLFTEFEGEPVRKLGVRVANLEFVTADQASLESWERDADSAGTEADEVSTDDESMSDTDADLDSAHGHRSTGQLSLADFS from the coding sequence ATGTCCAACGGGCCGCAGCTACCGGGCGTCGAGGGCGAGGACGACGAGGATCGCATCGTCTGCCACGTCGACGCCGATTGCTTCTACGCCGCCTGCGAGCGACTGCGTGAGCCCGTCCTCCGGGACGAGCCCCTCGTCGTCGGGATGGGTTACGAGGAAGGGGAGACTAACGGCGCGGTCGCCACCGCCAGCTACGAGGCCCGCGAGTTCGGCGTCGAGAGCGCGCAGGCGATTTCAACGGCCCTCGAGCGACTCCCGAGACGTGCGGCCTCCGAGAACGGCGATATCGATGTCCCTGACCTCGAGTGCGGGGCGCAGCGCGCCCCGGATGACTCGAGCGGGTCATCGCGAGAGCACGAGGACACCGGCTACTACCGGCCCGTCGATATGGATTACTACGAGTCGGTCGCGGCTGACGTCCGAGAGATCCTCCACGACTGCGCCGACGTCGTCCGCGAGGTGAGCATCGACGAGGCCTACCTCGACGTGACCAAGCGGACCGCCTGGGAGGTCGCGGACGGCTTCGCCCGTCACGTGAGGGACCGCATCCGCCGAGAAGTCGGCGTCACCGTCAGCGTCGGCGTCGCACCGACGATGAGTACGGCCAAGATTGCCAGCGATTTCGACAAACCCGACGGGCTCACTGTCGTCGAGCCCGGCGAAATCCGGACGTTTCTCGCACCGCTCGAGGTCGACTTGCTCCACGGCGTTGGCCCCGTGACTGCCCGCGAACTTCGGGAGATGGGCCTCGAGACGGCGGGCGATGTCGCCGCGGCCGACCCGGAGCCGCTAGTCGAGCGCTTCGGCGAACGCGGTCGAGAGCTCTACGACCGCGCGCGTGGCGAGGACGACCGCCGCGTCGAGCCGAAGGGCGACCCCAAGAGCTTCTCTCGAGAATCGGCGTTCGCCGACCCTGTCGAAGCGTCGGCCCCGAAGTACGACTTGATAGAGACCCTCGCGGCGGCCGTGGCCGACCGTGCTCGGCGCGAGGGTGCGCTGTACCGGACCATCGGCGTCAAGGCCGTCACGCCGCCGTACGACGTCAACACGCGCGAGCGGTCGCTGCCGGGGCCGATCGACGACCCCGACCTCGTCGATCGCATCGCTCGTGATCTCTTCACCGAGTTCGAGGGCGAGCCCGTCCGCAAACTCGGCGTCCGGGTCGCCAACCTCGAATTCGTGACCGCCGATCAGGCGAGCCTCGAAAGTTGGGAGCGAGACGCGGACAGCGCTGGAACCGAGGCCGACGAGGTATCGACCGACGACGAATCGATGTCGGACACGGACGCGGATCTCGACTCCGCTCACGGGCATCGGTCAACCGGTCAGTTATCGCTCGCGGATTTTTCGTGA
- a CDS encoding multiprotein-bridging factor 1 family protein, with the protein MAKYSTGSSGGGGGTSCELCGAESDSLTLASVAGAELEVCPNCAPHDDSEAHSEDRNRNRSEQNAGSDDEPSRKKKAAQNVAKANPVWDGDSEHWESEGTNYDDDPLPYLVSDYGDALVEARQDAGLQREELADELGAPAKDVLAVEQGRATQAGVGGGLIEALEEHLDVTLAE; encoded by the coding sequence ATGGCCAAATACTCGACCGGTTCGTCCGGCGGCGGTGGCGGGACGAGCTGCGAACTCTGCGGTGCCGAGAGCGATTCGCTCACGCTCGCATCGGTCGCCGGAGCCGAACTCGAGGTCTGTCCGAACTGTGCGCCACACGACGATTCCGAGGCACACAGCGAGGACCGGAACCGGAATCGCAGCGAGCAGAACGCGGGTTCGGACGACGAACCGAGCCGCAAGAAGAAGGCTGCCCAGAACGTCGCGAAAGCGAACCCGGTCTGGGACGGCGACTCCGAACACTGGGAGAGCGAGGGAACCAACTATGACGACGATCCCCTTCCGTATCTCGTCTCGGACTACGGCGACGCGCTCGTCGAGGCGCGCCAGGACGCGGGCCTCCAGCGCGAGGAGCTCGCCGACGAACTCGGCGCACCGGCCAAAGACGTCCTCGCTGTTGAACAGGGACGCGCGACGCAGGCTGGCGTCGGCGGCGGCCTGATCGAGGCCCTCGAGGAGCACCTCGACGTGACCCTCGCGGAGTAG
- a CDS encoding beta-ribofuranosylaminobenzene 5'-phosphate synthase family protein — MATVTAGARLHVGFQNLSLARERLYGGIGIGLAEPRVTVTAEPAASIEADDLLVREYASRAVDVLDVSGVAVALEASLPRHVGLGSGTQLALAVLTATARAHGLEPRIRNHAPAMGRGGRSGVGVATFEDGGFVVDAGHPTNRFTTEPPAEGDWTVPPVVARHNLPPEWRFLVVVPDAEPGRSGDDEDASMRAVVERADPAIADEIAGVVTRKLLPAAAAGRLEPFGEAIAEIGRKNGAWYADAQGGVFRPPAGELVEALEECQVLSGVGQSSWGPVVYGVTDTAHAAEAEAAARDALADRELEGRVILAEAAETGARVRTDGSV, encoded by the coding sequence ATGGCGACCGTCACCGCGGGTGCGAGACTCCACGTCGGCTTCCAGAACCTCTCGCTGGCTCGCGAGCGACTCTACGGCGGTATCGGTATCGGACTCGCGGAGCCGCGGGTCACCGTCACCGCCGAACCCGCCGCGTCCATCGAGGCCGATGATCTGCTGGTTCGGGAGTACGCGAGCCGTGCCGTCGATGTCCTTGACGTCTCAGGCGTCGCCGTCGCGCTGGAGGCGTCTCTCCCGCGCCACGTCGGCCTCGGAAGTGGGACCCAACTCGCGCTCGCCGTGCTCACGGCGACGGCGCGAGCACACGGCCTCGAGCCGCGGATCCGGAATCACGCGCCAGCGATGGGCCGTGGCGGTCGCAGCGGCGTCGGCGTCGCGACCTTCGAGGATGGCGGCTTCGTCGTCGACGCCGGTCATCCGACGAACCGGTTTACCACCGAGCCGCCGGCGGAGGGCGACTGGACGGTACCGCCGGTCGTCGCCCGCCACAACCTTCCCCCCGAGTGGCGGTTTCTAGTCGTCGTTCCGGACGCCGAACCCGGTCGGAGCGGCGACGACGAGGACGCAAGCATGCGCGCCGTCGTCGAACGCGCTGACCCCGCCATCGCCGACGAAATCGCCGGCGTCGTCACCCGCAAACTACTGCCGGCCGCCGCTGCCGGCCGCCTCGAGCCCTTCGGCGAGGCCATCGCCGAAATCGGCCGCAAGAACGGTGCCTGGTATGCCGACGCCCAGGGCGGCGTCTTCCGACCGCCCGCAGGCGAACTGGTCGAAGCGCTCGAGGAGTGTCAGGTCCTCTCGGGCGTCGGTCAGTCGTCGTGGGGGCCGGTCGTCTACGGCGTGACCGATACCGCCCACGCCGCCGAAGCCGAAGCCGCGGCCCGAGACGCGCTCGCTGATCGCGAGCTCGAAGGGCGAGTTATTCTTGCCGAAGCTGCGGAGACCGGGGCTCGAGTTCGGACTGACGGTTCAGTGTAG
- a CDS encoding alanyl-tRNA editing protein, with amino-acid sequence MTGQRAAAEPYATRFETEVTSIDGRRVWLERSHFYGASSGQPADRGTIADIEVSDVRLVDGEQVHVLAEEPSFRPGHRVLCSVDRSFRMYCMRAHTASHVLVGTARRLLEDATYAGLEISPETVQVDLETNATVDDETLIELDETITRVIWESRPVSWDDVSIAEAREREEVALNPEVDAAVVEKGRVRLVTIEAENDRQNRSRFAGATGAADPWDVSACGGTHVRNTREIGPVTVLGSSSPAEDVTRIEFAVGPQAIDRRTAEKRAAFAATAALNVDLEEVGDELERL; translated from the coding sequence ATGACCGGCCAACGGGCGGCAGCGGAGCCGTATGCGACGCGGTTCGAGACCGAAGTGACGTCGATCGACGGCCGCCGGGTCTGGCTCGAGCGCAGTCACTTCTACGGCGCAAGCAGCGGACAGCCGGCCGATCGCGGGACCATCGCCGATATCGAGGTGAGCGACGTCCGACTGGTCGACGGCGAACAGGTCCATGTGTTGGCCGAAGAACCGTCGTTTAGGCCGGGCCACCGCGTCCTCTGTTCGGTCGACAGGTCTTTTCGGATGTACTGTATGCGAGCTCACACCGCCAGTCACGTTCTCGTTGGGACCGCGCGGCGACTGCTCGAGGATGCGACCTATGCCGGTCTCGAGATCAGCCCGGAGACGGTTCAGGTCGACCTCGAGACGAACGCAACCGTCGACGACGAGACGCTGATCGAGTTAGACGAGACGATCACCCGCGTCATCTGGGAGTCGCGCCCGGTCTCGTGGGACGACGTGTCGATCGCGGAGGCACGCGAGCGCGAGGAGGTGGCACTCAACCCTGAGGTCGACGCCGCTGTAGTCGAGAAGGGGCGAGTCCGACTCGTCACGATCGAGGCCGAGAACGACCGGCAAAACCGTTCCCGTTTCGCCGGTGCAACCGGCGCGGCGGATCCGTGGGACGTGTCCGCCTGTGGCGGCACTCACGTCCGGAATACCCGCGAGATCGGTCCCGTCACAGTGCTCGGCAGTTCGAGTCCCGCCGAGGACGTGACCCGGATCGAATTCGCCGTCGGCCCGCAGGCGATCGATCGGCGAACAGCCGAGAAGCGCGCCGCGTTCGCTGCGACCGCGGCGTTGAACGTCGATCTCGAGGAGGTCGGCGACGAACTCGAGCGGCTGTGA
- a CDS encoding plastocyanin/azurin family copper-binding protein, with the protein MDRRQVLKAAGVTSTIPLAAGLGAAGGDDSRGEGREQRACPQPNCIHPVLGYSGLEGDEQLPRSLRPDHAVELEIRPQEGRPVPEFFFEPTGLFVEPGDVVQFRLATPDHTVTAYHPQHGRQRRVPEGVPPFSSPVLGMNAFWLYRFDEPGVYDVLCSPHEIFGMVMRIVVGEPTADFGPEGAVETEGGEVELRPPALTAELVYADPNMEPATIAEQGSISWDDLAAESKQLLVEFPEPPAE; encoded by the coding sequence ATGGACCGCAGACAGGTTCTGAAAGCGGCCGGTGTAACGTCGACAATCCCCCTCGCAGCCGGGCTCGGCGCGGCAGGCGGTGATGATAGCCGTGGCGAGGGACGGGAACAGCGAGCGTGTCCGCAGCCGAACTGCATCCATCCGGTGCTCGGCTATTCGGGCCTCGAGGGCGACGAGCAACTGCCACGATCGCTCCGGCCCGATCACGCGGTCGAGTTGGAAATACGGCCACAAGAGGGGCGACCGGTTCCGGAGTTCTTCTTCGAGCCGACCGGACTCTTCGTCGAGCCCGGTGACGTCGTCCAGTTTCGGCTCGCGACGCCCGACCATACCGTCACCGCGTACCATCCCCAGCACGGTCGGCAGCGCCGCGTCCCGGAAGGGGTGCCGCCGTTCTCGTCGCCGGTGTTGGGGATGAATGCGTTCTGGCTGTATCGGTTCGACGAACCCGGTGTTTACGACGTACTGTGTTCGCCCCACGAGATCTTCGGCATGGTAATGCGGATCGTTGTCGGGGAGCCGACGGCCGATTTCGGCCCAGAGGGGGCTGTCGAAACCGAGGGCGGCGAAGTCGAACTCCGCCCGCCGGCGCTCACCGCAGAACTGGTCTACGCCGATCCGAACATGGAGCCGGCGACCATCGCGGAACAGGGATCGATCAGCTGGGACGACCTCGCAGCCGAGAGCAAACAGCTCCTGGTCGAGTTCCCCGAGCCACCGGCGGAGTGA
- a CDS encoding alpha-amylase family glycosyl hydrolase, protein MDQRRLCTDGGDPGSGAALESGDGSHHPGPPRFVTVGEGIVDPNGNEMETRDDLAPRNPDGDGTYVWRVLESPDSSSAAPTDGPIAEFEPDVPGTYALALEAPDGTHELTVRAFPEVDEDAPRPQVELEATVADGHVRLSATASVVGDGDPSVEYYVDDRNGDVLEPNGTIPVDAIDERVRVYAIAVDERHSVPDAIELVLDGEGANEPSVRVERPFEPPEWAVDAVVYEIFTRRFPDRDEPTFETIADRLDHLEALGIDVLWLSPFLEAESGFGTPAERGGPHGYNTRDYFEVDPDLGSVADFEALVDACHERDIRVVFDLVINHTADTHPFYEAAVDETHPDHERYRDWYRWEDFDERDADTYFGWDDIPNLNYANPEVRDYLLSVVDYWAERVDGFRADVAWGVPLSFWTEVSDRVSGADGDLFLLDETLPSDIEMGGGRFHMHHDDVLHDALERLGASFADGGTDGSTAADSADEPADETAAVAEGNAVADEFTDSAADLEATTADAILEAIEDRQRRGAHPDSEWLLYVENHDTDRYLTEYGRDAQLAASAATVTLPGSPMLYYGQETGVMGRRDPMNWESFDTNLLEHYRQLIDLRKSHPALQSDADLERIPYATDTDAAVAFAREAPASGRRLVVALHFGDGTATVRIDEPVEGTDLLTDEEVADDDGTADSWARELAVDTAVVLEAETTDSSESGGQ, encoded by the coding sequence ATGGATCAGCGACGACTGTGCACGGACGGCGGTGACCCCGGCTCCGGTGCCGCGCTCGAGAGCGGCGACGGCTCGCATCATCCCGGACCGCCGCGGTTCGTCACCGTCGGCGAGGGGATCGTCGATCCGAATGGAAACGAAATGGAGACGCGCGACGACCTCGCGCCGCGGAACCCGGACGGGGACGGCACGTACGTCTGGCGAGTACTCGAGTCGCCCGACAGCTCGAGTGCGGCACCGACTGACGGGCCGATCGCCGAGTTCGAACCGGACGTGCCGGGAACGTACGCGCTCGCGCTCGAGGCACCCGACGGCACGCACGAACTGACGGTCCGCGCGTTTCCCGAGGTGGACGAGGACGCGCCGCGCCCGCAGGTCGAACTCGAGGCGACGGTCGCGGACGGTCATGTCCGTCTCTCGGCGACCGCGAGCGTCGTCGGCGACGGTGATCCCAGCGTCGAGTACTACGTCGATGACCGGAACGGGGACGTGCTCGAGCCGAACGGGACGATTCCGGTCGATGCGATCGACGAACGGGTCCGCGTCTACGCCATCGCGGTCGATGAGCGCCACTCCGTTCCAGACGCGATCGAACTGGTTCTCGACGGCGAAGGGGCGAACGAACCATCCGTCCGCGTCGAGCGTCCGTTCGAGCCACCCGAGTGGGCCGTCGACGCGGTCGTCTACGAGATCTTCACCCGGCGATTCCCGGACCGGGACGAGCCCACGTTCGAGACGATCGCGGATCGGCTCGACCACCTCGAGGCCCTCGGGATCGACGTCCTCTGGCTGTCGCCGTTTCTCGAGGCCGAGAGCGGGTTCGGGACGCCCGCGGAGCGCGGTGGTCCCCACGGCTACAATACTCGGGACTACTTCGAGGTCGATCCGGACCTCGGATCCGTAGCCGATTTCGAGGCGCTGGTCGACGCCTGTCACGAGCGAGATATCCGGGTCGTCTTCGATCTCGTGATCAACCACACGGCGGACACGCATCCGTTCTACGAGGCCGCGGTCGACGAGACGCATCCCGACCACGAGCGGTACCGCGACTGGTACCGGTGGGAGGACTTCGACGAGCGCGACGCGGACACCTACTTCGGCTGGGACGACATTCCGAATTTGAACTACGCCAACCCCGAGGTCCGGGACTATCTGCTCTCGGTCGTCGACTACTGGGCCGAGCGCGTCGACGGCTTCCGCGCGGACGTCGCGTGGGGCGTCCCCCTGAGCTTCTGGACCGAGGTGTCCGACCGAGTGAGCGGCGCGGACGGCGACTTGTTCCTGCTGGACGAGACCCTGCCTTCCGACATCGAGATGGGCGGCGGCCGGTTCCACATGCACCACGACGACGTCCTCCACGACGCGCTCGAGCGATTGGGTGCGTCGTTCGCAGACGGCGGTACGGACGGGTCAACCGCGGCCGACAGCGCGGACGAACCCGCCGACGAGACGGCAGCGGTTGCGGAGGGGAACGCGGTCGCTGACGAATTCACCGATTCCGCGGCCGATCTGGAGGCCACGACCGCCGACGCGATACTCGAGGCGATCGAGGACCGGCAGCGCCGCGGTGCCCACCCCGACTCGGAGTGGTTGCTGTACGTCGAGAACCACGACACGGACCGGTATCTCACCGAATACGGTCGCGACGCGCAACTGGCAGCAAGCGCTGCGACGGTTACCCTCCCCGGCTCGCCGATGCTCTACTACGGACAGGAAACCGGCGTGATGGGACGGCGCGACCCGATGAACTGGGAGTCGTTCGATACGAACCTACTCGAGCACTATCGGCAACTGATCGACCTTCGGAAATCGCATCCGGCGCTGCAGTCCGATGCCGACCTCGAGCGGATTCCGTACGCGACCGACACCGACGCCGCCGTCGCGTTCGCGAGGGAAGCGCCGGCGAGCGGCCGCCGGCTCGTCGTCGCGTTGCACTTCGGTGACGGCACGGCGACGGTGCGGATCGACGAACCCGTCGAGGGAACCGACCTGCTGACGGACGAGGAGGTCGCGGACGATGATGGTACGGCCGATTCGTGGGCCCGCGAACTCGCTGTCGACACCGCCGTTGTCCTCGAGGCCGAGACGACGGACTCGAGCGAATCGGGCGGCCAGTAA
- a CDS encoding transcription factor S, with translation MQFCDDCGSMMKARGDRMVCTSDDCGASSERDREQEDAFVTTESQTDGDVIESSEEANFEGKPKATDVICDECGAEEAWYTLKQTASADEPPTRFFKCTDCGKRWREYN, from the coding sequence ATGCAATTCTGTGACGACTGCGGTTCGATGATGAAAGCACGGGGCGATCGAATGGTCTGTACGAGTGATGACTGCGGGGCCTCGAGCGAGCGGGATCGCGAACAGGAAGACGCGTTCGTCACGACGGAGTCCCAAACCGACGGTGACGTGATCGAATCCAGCGAGGAAGCGAACTTCGAGGGCAAACCGAAGGCGACGGACGTCATCTGCGACGAGTGCGGTGCCGAGGAAGCGTGGTACACTCTCAAGCAGACCGCCTCGGCCGACGAACCGCCGACGCGATTCTTCAAGTGTACCGACTGTGGGAAGCGCTGGCGGGAGTACAACTGA